A stretch of DNA from Bradyrhizobium algeriense:
ACGTAGAGAAAATTTCGGCCATGACACGAACCTCTAATCAAACAGAATGACCTTCCGGACCCGCCCCTACCGCTGCGGCGCGACCGGCGGCGGCGTCGGACCGGTGTTCGGCACCGAGGACGTCCGCCGTGCGGCGGCTGCCGCGGAGGCCGCACTTTCGCCAAAGGTGGCCTTGGCGATCTCGCCGATGCCGGCAAGCGACCCCAAAATGCTCATCGCTTCAATCGGCAGCATGATGATCTTCTGGTTCGGCGAATCCGCAAGCTGCCCGAACGCCTTGATGTATTTGTCGGCGATAAAATAGTTCAGCGCGGCGACGTCGCCCTTGGCGATGGCCTCGGAGACCATCTGCGTCGCCTTGGCCTCGGCTTCGGCCGAGCGTTCGCGCGCTTCAGCGTCACGGAACGCGGCTTCCTTGCGGCCTTCGGCCTGCAAAATCTGGCCCTGCTTGGCGCCTTCCGCACGAAGAATCTCGGACTGGCGCTGGCCCTCGGCCTGCAGGATGTCGGCACGCTTGACGCGCTCGGCTTTCATCTGCCGTCCCATTGCCTCGACCAGATCGGCCGGCGGCACGATATCCTTGATCTCGATGCGGTTGACCTTCAGCCCCCACGGCGACACCGCGGCATCGACCACGCGCAACAGGCGCTCGTTGATCTCGTCGCGATGCGACAGCACCTGGTCGAGGTCCATCGATCCCATCACCGAGCGGATGTTGGTCATGGTCAAGACGATGATCGCCTGCTCGAGATTGGCAACCTCGTAACTTGCTTTCGCCGCGTCGAACACCTGGAAGAACGCGACGCCGTCCACGGTCACGGTGGCGTTGTCCTTGGTGATCACCTCCTGCTCGGGAATGTTGATCACCTGCTCCATCATGTTCATCTTGCGGCCGACGCGGTCGAAATAGGGAATGATGAGGTTGAGCCCCGGCGCCAACGTGCGGGTGTATTTGCCGAACCGCTCGATGGTCCAGTCATAGCCCTGCGGCACCGTCTTGACGCCCGCAAACAGCGTGACAATGACGAGCAGAACAAATGCGATCGCGAAAATGTCGAAACCCGTCATGAAGTCCTCCAAAGCCGGCAAGGGCGTTACCGGACGCGATATATCTTTCTGTCAGCAAGGCCGCGGCGCCGGTTCAGCCGGCTGTTCTCAAGTTATGGTTATATAGCCAGGCAACGGTTTGGCGGCCAGATGTTCGCATGTCCGAACGGCGGCAAGCTATCGGCAAATTTTCGAAGGGCTATATCCAGCCTTGAAGCTCGCGCAAAACGAGCTGGCGGATGACGTCCATGCCGGGATCGCTGTCGTTGAGGCAGGGAATGGCGGAAAATTGCTCACCGCCATTGTGCTTGAAGATCTCGGCGTTTTCCTGCGCGATCTCCTCCAGCGTCTCCAGGCAATCGGCGGAGAAGCCGGGGGTCACGACGGCAATGCGCTTGACCCCATCTTTCGCAAGCTTTTCGATGGTCTTGTCCGTATAGGGCTGCAGCCACGCGCCGAAGCCGAAGCGCGACTGAAACGTAAGGATCAGCTTTGCGGCATCAAGCCCCAGGCGCTTGCGCAAGCTTTCCGTTGTTGCAACGCACTGGGCGTAATAGGGATCGCCCTCGTCGACATATTTCTGCGGCATGCCGTGAAACGACGCCACGATCAGTTCGGGCTGAAACGGCAAGGTCGCCAGATGCGCCGACATGGAAACGGCGAGCGCGTCGATGTAATCGGGATCGTCGTAATAAGGCGGGCTCACCCGCAGCGTCGGCTGCGCGCGCATGTCAGCTAACGCGCGAAACACCTCGTCGCATACGGTTGCCGAGGTAGCGGCGGAATATTGGGGATAGAGCGGCACGACCAGCAACCGGTCGCAGCCCTGCGCGGTCAGCGTATCGATGCGCGAGCGGATCGACGGGTTGCCGTAGCGCATCGCCCAATCGACCACGACGTGGTCGTGATCGGCGATGGCGTCTGCAAGCTTTTCGGCCTGGGCGCGCGTAATCGTCTTGAGCGGGGATTCGTCTCTCTCGGTATTCCAGATCTTCCGGTAGTCGCGCGCCTTGCGACCGGGACGCACGCGCAGGATGATGCCGTTGAGGATCAGCTGCCAGCGCAGGCCCTGATCCTCGATCACGCGCGGATCGGACAGAAACTCCTTGAGATAAACCCGCACACCCCGGGCGTCGGCGGTGTCAGGCGTGCCGAGATTGACCAGCAGCACGCCGACGCGTTGCGGCTGGGCTGCCGATGCCGGCCTGGGATGTCCGATGGGGGCGACCGCGGTCATGATTTCGATGGCTTCGCGCGTTGCACTATCCTTGTCAAGATAATGGCCGGTTCGATACGCTTTGCCCATATCCTGCGGGCGGGAGGAACCATGACGGTCGCCGAATGGTGCGTTTTCGGAACGCTGATGCTCTATTTGCTGACGATCGCCTCGGTCAAATGGGCCGGGTATCGCCATTTCGACAATGCCAGACCGCGCGATCCCGCCTTCTACGAGGACGCGATCCGCGCCCGCGCGCTCGGCGCCCATCAGAACGGCATCGAGGCGTTTCCGTTCTTTGCGGTCGCCGTCCTGCTGGCGGAATTCCGTCTCGGGCCGCAGCACCTGATCGACGAGCTCGCGGTGCTCTTCCTGATCGTGCGGATCGCCTATGTCTTCACCTATCTCGGCAATCGCCCGACGCTGCGCTCGATTCTCTGGAGCATCGGGTTCGCGATCAACATCGCGATTTTCTTTCTGCCGGCGATCAGAGCTTATCTGCCGGCGTAAGGTCGTCATATGATGGCCTGGGCCGGGCTCTCTCGGGGACCTTGAATTCCTGGTTCCCCGGCGGTATCTAGGGAATACCTGTGCTACAATAGAGCCATCATGCCAAAGCAACTGATCATGCGAATTCTGGGAGCGGCGATCGTCCTGATCGCGCTTTCATTCGCACCGTCCGTTGCCCAGGCCCATATCGGCCATCAGCACCAGGCATCCGTTCATGGCGGCCAGAGCCAGGTCGCATCTCAAGCCGTTCTTCATGAATACGGACGGTCGGCCAGGTCTGCATCGTTGCAGCAGGCTCAATGGAAGCAGGACAAGATGCCGCCGGCTTCGGACCGGAATTGTACCGGCGACTGCTGCTTGTCCGCATGTGCCGCCTGCTGTGCGGCCGGGTTGCCGAGCGCCGTGGGGTTCGTCCCGTTTCCCCGGTCGATAACGCGTGTTGCGTTTGTGCCGTCACAGGTATGGCCGGACCGCGAGCCTGAGTCGCTCAGGCGGCCTCCCAAACACTTCGTCTGAATCCAACCGAACAGTGTGTTTGCGAGGCATGCCGCGGGCTGCCCGCGAGCGACGGCAATTCAGATTGAAGGACGACCAGTATGCTTTCCCATTTCGGGCGTGCCCTGCGTGCTCTCGCGGTGACCGCAGTTCTATGCGCTGCGATTGCCCCCGCTTCCGCCCACGAGGGCCATGACCATGGGGAACAGCCGCCCGTCTCGGCAGGCGCGCTGCCACGCGGCGAGGCCGATTCCGACGCGTTCGAGATCGTTGCGATTGCCCGCGGCGAAAATCTCGAGATCTATCTCGACCGGTTCGCCACGAATGAGCCGGTAACCGGCGCAACGATTGAAGTCGAATCCCCTGGTGGTCCCGTAAAAGCCGCGGCGGGTGCCGACGGCACATACCGGGTGGCAGCGCCGTGGCTCGCAAAGAGCGGACGCACGGACCTGATTTTCACGGTTACGGCGGGAGACACCACCGACATTCTGCCGCTGACGATTCAGACGGCGCCAGACGCCGCGCAAAGCGTAGCACAACAGGAAGCGGCTGCCGGCGGGCATATCAGCAAGGTTTCGGTTCTTCTCGTCCTGGGCGGCGCTCTCATCGGGGCGCTGCTTGCTGCCATTGCCCTGCGCGGTGGGCGCAAGGCGGCAGCTCTTGTTGCGATCTTTTCCATGTTCTTGGGTGCGCGCGAACCGGAAGCGCATGAAGGCCATGGCCATGAGGAAGAAAAGGCGCAAGTCGCGATCAACACCGTCTCGGGCGAGCGCGCCCAGCGCCTTCCGGATGGCGCGGTTTTTGTGCCTAAGACGGTGCAACGGATATTTGCGGTGCGGACGCTGGTCGCCGAAAACGCGGAGCACAAGAAAATCACTGAACTGCCGGGGAGGATCATCCCCGATCCCAACGCCAGCGGGTATGTGCAATCCGCAGTCGGCGGCCGTCTTTCCGCGCCGTCGGGCGGCTTTCCCCGATTGGGCACGCGGGTGAAGCAAGGCGACATCTTGGGCTATGTCACGCCACCTATTGCGGCGATCGATGTTTCCGACATGCGGCAGCGCCAGGGCGAACTGGATCAGCAGATCTCGATCGTCGAACGCAGATTCGCCCGCTATGAACAACTCGCGCCGTCGGGCGCCATATCGCGGACCCAACTCGAGGACACGCGGCTCGAGCTTGAAGGGCTGCGCGAACGGCGCGCATCGATCGAAAAATCGCGCCGCGATCCCGAAGCGCTGATCGCGCCGGTTGCAGGCGTGATCGCCGAAGGCAGCGCCGTGGCTGGCCAGATCGTTCAGCCGAGCTCCATCGTCTTCAACATCATCGATCCCTCGCGGCTGTGGGTCGAGGCGCTGAGTTTCGAGAGCCTCGAACCGTCACGCGGCGCGCGAGCGTCGACATATACGGGCAGGAATTACGACCTTGTTTATCAGGGCACCGGCTTCGCCGATCGCAGCCAATCGGTGCCGGTGCATTTTGCCGTGACGGGCGACACGGCAGGGCTTAGGGCCGGCCAGTTCCTGACCGTGCTGGTCACGACCGACGATACCAAGGACGGCCTTGCGGTGCCGCGCAGCAGCGTCGTTCGTGGCTCAAACGGCCAGGATTTTGTGTACGAGCACACAGCCCCCGAGCGGTTCATGGCAAGGAGCGTGCGCACGGAGCCGCTCGACGGCGATCGTGTGCTGA
This window harbors:
- a CDS encoding SPFH domain-containing protein, with amino-acid sequence MTGFDIFAIAFVLLVIVTLFAGVKTVPQGYDWTIERFGKYTRTLAPGLNLIIPYFDRVGRKMNMMEQVINIPEQEVITKDNATVTVDGVAFFQVFDAAKASYEVANLEQAIIVLTMTNIRSVMGSMDLDQVLSHRDEINERLLRVVDAAVSPWGLKVNRIEIKDIVPPADLVEAMGRQMKAERVKRADILQAEGQRQSEILRAEGAKQGQILQAEGRKEAAFRDAEARERSAEAEAKATQMVSEAIAKGDVAALNYFIADKYIKAFGQLADSPNQKIIMLPIEAMSILGSLAGIGEIAKATFGESAASAAAAARRTSSVPNTGPTPPPVAPQR
- the hemH gene encoding ferrochelatase, giving the protein MTAVAPIGHPRPASAAQPQRVGVLLVNLGTPDTADARGVRVYLKEFLSDPRVIEDQGLRWQLILNGIILRVRPGRKARDYRKIWNTERDESPLKTITRAQAEKLADAIADHDHVVVDWAMRYGNPSIRSRIDTLTAQGCDRLLVVPLYPQYSAATSATVCDEVFRALADMRAQPTLRVSPPYYDDPDYIDALAVSMSAHLATLPFQPELIVASFHGMPQKYVDEGDPYYAQCVATTESLRKRLGLDAAKLILTFQSRFGFGAWLQPYTDKTIEKLAKDGVKRIAVVTPGFSADCLETLEEIAQENAEIFKHNGGEQFSAIPCLNDSDPGMDVIRQLVLRELQGWI
- a CDS encoding MAPEG family protein; its protein translation is MTVAEWCVFGTLMLYLLTIASVKWAGYRHFDNARPRDPAFYEDAIRARALGAHQNGIEAFPFFAVAVLLAEFRLGPQHLIDELAVLFLIVRIAYVFTYLGNRPTLRSILWSIGFAINIAIFFLPAIRAYLPA
- a CDS encoding efflux RND transporter periplasmic adaptor subunit, producing MLSHFGRALRALAVTAVLCAAIAPASAHEGHDHGEQPPVSAGALPRGEADSDAFEIVAIARGENLEIYLDRFATNEPVTGATIEVESPGGPVKAAAGADGTYRVAAPWLAKSGRTDLIFTVTAGDTTDILPLTIQTAPDAAQSVAQQEAAAGGHISKVSVLLVLGGALIGALLAAIALRGGRKAAALVAIFSMFLGAREPEAHEGHGHEEEKAQVAINTVSGERAQRLPDGAVFVPKTVQRIFAVRTLVAENAEHKKITELPGRIIPDPNASGYVQSAVGGRLSAPSGGFPRLGTRVKQGDILGYVTPPIAAIDVSDMRQRQGELDQQISIVERRFARYEQLAPSGAISRTQLEDTRLELEGLRERRASIEKSRRDPEALIAPVAGVIAEGSAVAGQIVQPSSIVFNIIDPSRLWVEALSFESLEPSRGARASTYTGRNYDLVYQGTGFADRSQSVPVHFAVTGDTAGLRAGQFLTVLVTTDDTKDGLAVPRSSVVRGSNGQDFVYEHTAPERFMARSVRTEPLDGDRVLIVSGFTPGKRIVSQGADLLDHVR